A section of the Rossellomorea marisflavi genome encodes:
- a CDS encoding ABC transporter ATP-binding protein yields the protein MSILEAVKLHKSYGNKFNKQEVLKGIDLTIEKGEFVSIMGASGSGKTTLLNVLSSIDNVTEGSIKIEGNEMTRMKEKQLAEFRKNHLGFIFQDYNLLDTLTVKENILLPLSITKTPRKVADQKFSALASQLGINELKNKYPNQISGGQKQRTSAARAFIHDPSIIFADEPTGALDSKSASDLLNKLSDLNENLKSTIVMVTHDPVAASYCSRVIFIKDGQIYTQLNKGLQERQAFFQDIMKTQGLLSGVQHER from the coding sequence ATGAGCATACTGGAAGCCGTCAAATTGCATAAAAGCTATGGGAACAAATTCAATAAACAAGAGGTTTTGAAGGGAATCGATCTCACGATTGAAAAAGGTGAGTTCGTTAGCATAATGGGGGCATCTGGGTCAGGTAAGACGACGCTGTTGAACGTACTTTCCTCCATCGATAACGTAACAGAAGGATCCATTAAGATCGAAGGCAACGAAATGACCCGTATGAAAGAGAAGCAGCTGGCCGAGTTCCGCAAGAATCATTTGGGCTTCATCTTCCAGGACTATAACCTTCTCGATACCTTGACCGTGAAGGAAAACATCCTGCTTCCCCTCTCCATCACCAAGACACCAAGGAAGGTGGCCGATCAAAAATTCTCTGCTCTCGCCTCACAGCTTGGGATCAATGAACTGAAGAACAAGTATCCGAATCAGATTTCAGGCGGGCAAAAACAGCGCACGTCGGCCGCACGGGCCTTCATCCATGACCCGAGCATCATCTTCGCCGATGAGCCGACAGGTGCCCTGGATTCCAAATCGGCATCCGATCTTTTGAACAAGCTGAGCGACCTGAACGAAAACCTGAAGTCGACCATCGTCATGGTCACCCACGATCCAGTGGCGGCAAGCTACTGCAGCCGGGTGATTTTCATCAAAGACGGGCAGATCTATACCCAGTTGAATAAGGGCCTCCAGGAGCGACAAGCCTTCTTCCAGGATATCATGAAGACCCAGGGCCTCCTCAGCGGGGTACAGCATGAACGTTAA
- a CDS encoding response regulator transcription factor — MFTLLLIEDDTSLFNEIRDRLTQWSYEVHGVKDFSLVMEEFAAVQPDLVIIDIQLPKFDGFHWCRMIRSHSNVPILFLSSRDHPMDMVMSMQLGADDFIQKPFHFDVLVAKVQATLRRVYNYNAEVVNLKTWCGAKVDYERNTVDNDEREIELTKNEMFILKLLIEHKNRIVTRDELINKLWDDKRFISDNTLTVNVNRLRKRLDEIGLGQNILTKVGQGYMAVEGELS, encoded by the coding sequence TTGTTTACATTGCTTTTGATCGAAGATGATACAAGTTTATTCAATGAGATCCGTGACCGATTGACTCAATGGTCGTATGAAGTCCACGGTGTAAAGGATTTCAGTCTGGTGATGGAGGAATTCGCAGCGGTTCAGCCGGACTTGGTGATCATTGATATCCAGCTGCCGAAGTTCGATGGTTTCCACTGGTGCCGGATGATCCGTTCCCACTCCAATGTACCGATCCTCTTCCTGTCTTCACGGGACCATCCGATGGATATGGTGATGTCGATGCAGCTAGGGGCCGATGACTTCATCCAGAAGCCTTTCCACTTTGATGTACTGGTGGCAAAGGTGCAGGCAACGCTCAGGCGGGTCTACAACTATAATGCCGAGGTGGTCAATCTGAAGACCTGGTGCGGGGCAAAGGTCGATTATGAGCGGAATACCGTGGACAACGATGAAAGGGAAATCGAGCTGACGAAAAATGAAATGTTCATCCTGAAGCTCCTGATCGAGCATAAAAACCGGATTGTCACCCGGGATGAGCTGATCAACAAGCTGTGGGACGATAAGCGATTCATCAGTGACAATACCCTGACGGTGAATGTGAACCGCCTGCGGAAACGCCTGGATGAGATCGGCCTGGGGCAAAACATCCTGACAAAGGTGGGGCAGGGATATATGGCCGTTGAAGGAGAGCTTTCATGA
- a CDS encoding aspartate kinase, producing MIVQKYGGTSVESVSNIKGIARKVALEKAGGQDLVIVVSAMGDTTDELMKLADHITTRHHKRDLDMLLSTGEQVTVALLCMALREEGVAATGLTGWQAGISTTTDHGGASILSIAPERIQGELKMGNVVVVAGFQGITGDGDISTLGRGGSDTTAAALATKLGAERCEIYTDVEGVYTSDPRYIKNAVMISSLTYEEMLTMARRGAGVLHPKAIEHAMPYNVPLVVRSSMSRVGGTWIHGSPSKGVSHPVCGVVFHKGRFCYTLSPIQNRMKIKRLISSRLTLWGMEYDTLIEEGGDTLAFLLAEDDLERADSIFDSAGAIFRRARKATVTVVAKDKKTCPVIRDKVRQILQENGLGFHIIENCTNHVTTVVEESHAVDLASLLHSAFGLDEVQAFEAAGIY from the coding sequence GTGATTGTACAGAAATACGGAGGCACATCCGTAGAATCGGTATCAAATATTAAAGGGATTGCTCGGAAGGTGGCGCTTGAAAAAGCCGGTGGACAAGATCTGGTCATCGTCGTTTCGGCTATGGGAGATACAACCGATGAACTGATGAAGCTTGCTGACCATATCACCACTAGGCATCATAAGCGGGACCTGGATATGCTTCTTTCGACGGGAGAACAGGTGACGGTTGCTCTACTATGTATGGCCCTCAGGGAAGAAGGGGTGGCTGCCACCGGCTTGACCGGCTGGCAGGCGGGGATTTCCACGACGACCGATCACGGAGGGGCATCGATCCTGTCGATTGCCCCCGAGAGGATACAGGGGGAGTTGAAGATGGGGAATGTCGTAGTCGTTGCAGGATTTCAGGGAATAACGGGAGATGGTGATATCTCCACCCTTGGAAGAGGTGGCTCCGACACGACTGCTGCAGCGCTTGCGACCAAGCTAGGTGCCGAAAGATGTGAGATTTATACAGATGTTGAAGGGGTTTATACCTCAGATCCCCGTTATATAAAGAATGCCGTCATGATCAGCTCCTTGACGTATGAAGAGATGTTAACGATGGCACGTAGGGGAGCCGGGGTCCTGCATCCGAAAGCGATTGAACATGCAATGCCTTATAACGTCCCTCTGGTGGTCCGATCTAGTATGAGCAGGGTAGGAGGTACATGGATCCATGGATCACCAAGTAAGGGAGTCAGTCATCCTGTTTGTGGGGTCGTCTTTCATAAGGGCAGATTCTGTTATACTCTCTCACCCATTCAGAATAGGATGAAAATCAAACGGCTCATCTCCTCACGCTTGACCTTATGGGGGATGGAATACGATACCCTGATAGAAGAGGGTGGAGATACTCTTGCCTTTTTGTTAGCGGAGGACGATCTAGAGCGTGCAGATTCAATCTTTGACAGTGCAGGGGCCATCTTCAGGCGGGCCAGAAAAGCCACGGTGACGGTGGTTGCAAAGGATAAAAAGACCTGTCCTGTGATTCGGGATAAGGTCAGACAGATACTCCAAGAGAATGGGCTCGGGTTCCATATCATAGAAAACTGTACTAATCACGTGACGACCGTTGTGGAAGAGTCTCATGCGGTTGATCTGGCTTCTCTTCTTCACTCAGCATTTGGGTTGGATGAAGTCCAAGCTTTTGAGGCGGCAGGTATTTACTGA
- a CDS encoding ABC transporter permease has product MNVNSLILKNLKKNIKNYYLYVFALVFGVALYFAFVTLQFDPALDQTKGDVKGAAAIKVSSYLLVIIVAVFLLYANTIFIKRRSKEIGLFQLIGMTKNRIFKLLTVENAILYFGSMVIGIFAGFSFSKLILMVLFKVTGVSSTAELRFSGDALLQTIIVFIGIYLLIMMMNAFFIKKQSILALFNVKSSTENSMKGMSIWEVFMGLCGIGLIAAGYYVSTRLFGGDFTSMTELFMAMAFILGSVIIGTYFFYKGSVGFIFNVIRKQQGGYLSINQVLSLSSIMFRMKSNSLLLTVITTVSALAIGLLSLTYISYYSADKTAISQTPNHFALEDENELKIFEETLKQKDIPYDVTKIEVIQVNADLSAIMKQKENEGFQMDTRNTQMAVISDKDVKGVNLSPGETILTGYSDMLSRFIPMKDSGRVVYKGKEHKEKQNYLSMEDDFYVSWKFTGGGFPIGIVDDALFNKLKSDLDPSIQMETSLYLGLDVKETSQLKDANKLFNQTFNQETTQSISQLNSKEQQRSNMGIAMFCVAFLGLAFLVTSGCILYFKQMDESEDEKPNYTILRKLGYIRGDLLRGIQFKQLFNFGIPLMIGLLHSYFAVKSGWFFFGNDFWAPTLIVMGVYAVLYSMFGILSVLYYQKVIRDSLS; this is encoded by the coding sequence ATGAACGTTAATTCGCTGATCCTGAAGAATCTGAAGAAGAACATCAAGAACTACTATCTCTATGTATTTGCCCTTGTATTCGGTGTCGCCCTGTATTTTGCCTTCGTGACGCTGCAGTTCGACCCGGCACTCGATCAAACAAAGGGGGACGTGAAGGGCGCAGCCGCCATCAAGGTTTCATCCTATCTTCTGGTGATCATCGTGGCAGTCTTCCTGCTTTATGCGAATACCATTTTCATCAAGAGAAGGAGCAAGGAAATCGGGCTGTTCCAGCTCATCGGGATGACTAAGAACCGGATCTTCAAGCTGTTGACCGTAGAAAACGCCATCCTTTACTTCGGTTCGATGGTGATCGGGATCTTCGCCGGGTTCTCCTTCTCAAAGTTGATCCTGATGGTCCTTTTCAAGGTGACCGGGGTGTCTTCAACCGCAGAGCTCCGCTTCTCCGGAGACGCACTTCTCCAGACGATCATTGTATTCATCGGCATCTATCTCCTCATCATGATGATGAATGCCTTCTTTATCAAAAAACAATCGATCCTGGCCTTATTCAACGTGAAGTCATCAACGGAGAATTCAATGAAAGGCATGTCGATTTGGGAAGTCTTCATGGGGCTTTGTGGAATCGGACTGATAGCGGCGGGTTACTATGTATCTACCAGGCTCTTTGGAGGCGACTTCACCTCCATGACCGAATTATTCATGGCCATGGCGTTCATCCTTGGGTCTGTCATCATTGGAACCTATTTCTTTTATAAAGGGTCTGTCGGCTTCATCTTTAACGTGATCAGGAAACAGCAAGGAGGCTACCTCAGCATCAACCAGGTGCTGTCCCTCTCATCGATCATGTTCCGTATGAAGTCCAACTCCCTGCTCCTTACCGTCATTACCACGGTATCGGCCCTTGCCATCGGTCTCTTATCGTTGACGTATATCTCGTATTATTCAGCCGATAAAACAGCGATCAGCCAGACGCCGAACCACTTTGCCCTTGAGGATGAAAATGAACTGAAGATCTTTGAGGAGACGCTGAAGCAGAAAGACATCCCGTACGATGTCACAAAGATCGAGGTCATCCAGGTAAACGCTGATTTGTCTGCCATCATGAAGCAGAAAGAAAACGAAGGGTTCCAGATGGATACCCGTAATACCCAGATGGCTGTGATCAGCGATAAGGACGTGAAGGGAGTGAATCTCTCTCCTGGCGAAACGATCCTGACGGGCTACAGTGATATGCTCAGCCGCTTTATTCCCATGAAGGATTCCGGTCGTGTAGTCTACAAAGGGAAAGAGCATAAGGAAAAACAGAACTACCTGAGCATGGAGGATGATTTCTATGTTTCGTGGAAGTTCACAGGAGGCGGTTTCCCCATCGGGATTGTTGATGATGCCTTATTCAACAAGCTCAAGAGCGATCTGGATCCTTCCATTCAAATGGAAACCAGTCTATATCTAGGGTTGGATGTGAAAGAAACGTCCCAGTTGAAAGATGCCAACAAACTGTTCAATCAAACGTTCAATCAGGAAACCACCCAGTCCATCTCTCAACTCAACAGCAAAGAACAACAACGGTCCAACATGGGGATCGCCATGTTCTGTGTTGCGTTCCTTGGACTTGCCTTCCTTGTCACATCAGGCTGCATCCTCTACTTTAAGCAGATGGATGAAAGCGAAGACGAGAAACCCAATTACACGATCCTGCGCAAGCTTGGCTATATCCGTGGAGATCTTCTACGAGGGATTCAATTCAAACAGCTGTTCAATTTTGGAATCCCCCTCATGATCGGGCTTCTTCACAGCTACTTTGCCGTCAAGTCGGGCTGGTTCTTCTTCGGGAATGACTTTTGGGCTCCGACCTTGATCGTCATGGGTGTGTATGCCGTTCTTTATTCCATGTTTGGCATCCTGTCCGTCCTCTATTACCAGAAAGTCATCAGGGACTCCTTGTCATGA
- a CDS encoding PH domain-containing protein: MSGIQRFHPAFLVVELVSFVKGVFFIYFFLFVLKAQSNSGWVVWGRYILIACSVWAIVNIFLKWRFHGYEVTERTIVLHEGVFVKTKRTAGLDRVHNQTSNTTFVHKWFGLTSLKLETGTSGDHGEIDFPVITQEEKERILSLVGLQQRETGREEGDEIFEAEAVRTLRFQSKKKDLIRASFTSLSFLAIFPLLSAAYSNLAVFFNLEDGAEGAWDYLVLHWWMLIILFVIALLISSVIGYVRVYLKYGKFTISDDHDKIYIEKGVANVTHFSIPKRNVQAVVVEQSLLKRLLGLASVKLISAGSSELESEETSSLYPFLPKHEAYRIIQDMLPDYEIQEQMGRFPRQVLWAKLLRPYYVTVLSIAGFLIFKPAFLWVSAILFILAVILRVLDYAFTSYIRHGDLIQIRSGALTTETFVTHKRRIQQATVTHSWLQRRFGIATLSFTNRADPTHVSELYGVSREEAGEFYDWYKQKSASS; the protein is encoded by the coding sequence ATGAGCGGTATCCAGCGGTTCCACCCTGCCTTTCTTGTTGTGGAGCTTGTGTCTTTTGTAAAGGGCGTGTTCTTCATCTACTTCTTCTTATTCGTCCTGAAAGCCCAATCCAATTCCGGATGGGTGGTATGGGGAAGATACATCCTCATTGCCTGTTCCGTCTGGGCCATCGTGAATATCTTCTTGAAATGGAGATTTCACGGCTATGAAGTGACTGAGAGGACGATTGTTCTTCATGAAGGGGTATTTGTGAAAACAAAGCGGACGGCAGGACTGGACCGCGTTCATAACCAGACCTCCAACACGACATTTGTCCACAAATGGTTCGGTCTCACATCGTTGAAACTTGAAACCGGGACTTCCGGTGATCACGGAGAGATAGATTTTCCCGTGATCACCCAAGAAGAAAAAGAACGGATCCTTTCCCTAGTCGGATTGCAGCAGCGTGAGACCGGACGCGAGGAAGGGGATGAAATCTTTGAGGCTGAAGCCGTGCGCACATTGCGCTTCCAGTCAAAGAAAAAAGACCTGATACGGGCCTCCTTTACATCCTTGAGCTTTCTTGCGATCTTCCCGCTCCTCAGTGCCGCTTATTCGAACCTTGCCGTGTTCTTCAATCTAGAAGACGGGGCGGAAGGAGCTTGGGATTACCTGGTCCTCCACTGGTGGATGTTGATCATTCTTTTTGTCATTGCCCTTCTCATTTCATCGGTCATCGGCTATGTCAGGGTCTATTTGAAATACGGGAAGTTCACGATCAGCGACGATCATGACAAGATCTACATCGAAAAAGGAGTGGCAAACGTGACCCACTTCTCTATCCCGAAGCGGAACGTACAGGCCGTCGTGGTAGAACAATCGCTCCTGAAGCGTCTTCTGGGGCTGGCATCGGTGAAGCTGATCAGCGCCGGATCATCTGAGCTTGAAAGCGAGGAAACAAGTTCACTCTATCCATTCCTCCCGAAGCATGAAGCCTATCGAATCATCCAGGACATGCTTCCCGACTATGAGATCCAAGAACAAATGGGTCGCTTTCCACGACAGGTCCTTTGGGCTAAGCTTCTCAGGCCCTATTATGTGACCGTCCTGTCCATTGCAGGCTTCCTCATTTTCAAACCGGCCTTCCTTTGGGTTTCCGCCATCCTCTTTATATTGGCAGTCATTCTGAGGGTACTCGACTACGCCTTTACCAGTTACATCCGTCACGGGGACCTGATCCAGATCCGGAGCGGCGCCCTCACGACAGAAACCTTTGTAACCCATAAACGGAGGATCCAACAGGCAACCGTCACCCACTCATGGCTACAGCGCCGATTCGGGATTGCCACTCTTTCCTTCACCAACAGGGCCGATCCCACCCACGTCAGCGAGCTTTACGGGGTATCCAGGGAAGAAGCCGGCGAATTCTATGATTGGTACAAACAAAAATCCGCTTCGTCTTAA
- a CDS encoding sensor histidine kinase: MIRAFLWERKSWILMFIFLQFFYLGIAFLDADIPVASVLYVSFLSSLFFLGFLFFRYQRETRFYKGLEEWSRNFTISGVPEPDSPFENILYTILTEQGQSLKEAASENRRRLDQEKDDLLAWIHEVKTPLTAMHLIMERMENDALKAPLKYEWLRIHLLLDQQLHQKRMDIMENDLYIEKIDVEDLLYQEIKTLQSWCIQKGIGFDIDLASTEVLSDSKWLSFVFRQLLTNAVKYSEATDIEITGTAGDQMSLSIRDKGRGIEPQDLPRIFDKGFTSTVHHNHSASTGMGLYLTKVITDSLLIKIEVDSTPGIGSTFTLIFPDRNEIHQVMGM; encoded by the coding sequence ATGATCAGGGCATTCCTGTGGGAGAGGAAAAGCTGGATCCTCATGTTCATCTTCCTCCAGTTTTTCTATCTCGGGATCGCCTTTCTCGATGCAGACATACCGGTAGCCTCCGTTCTCTATGTTTCCTTCCTGTCCTCTCTTTTCTTCCTCGGGTTCCTTTTCTTCCGCTATCAGAGGGAGACCCGTTTTTATAAGGGATTGGAGGAATGGAGCCGGAATTTCACGATCAGCGGGGTCCCGGAACCGGACTCTCCTTTTGAGAATATCCTCTACACCATCCTCACCGAGCAGGGGCAAAGCCTGAAAGAGGCCGCGTCGGAAAACAGGAGGCGTCTCGATCAGGAAAAGGATGACCTTCTCGCCTGGATCCATGAGGTCAAGACGCCTCTTACAGCAATGCATCTCATCATGGAACGCATGGAGAACGATGCTCTCAAGGCCCCTTTGAAATATGAGTGGTTGAGGATTCACCTGCTTCTTGACCAGCAACTCCATCAGAAGCGCATGGATATCATGGAGAATGACCTTTATATTGAGAAGATCGATGTAGAAGACCTCCTCTATCAAGAAATCAAGACGTTGCAGTCTTGGTGCATACAGAAAGGGATCGGTTTCGATATCGACCTTGCCTCCACCGAAGTGCTAAGCGACTCCAAATGGCTTTCGTTCGTATTCAGGCAACTCCTCACCAACGCCGTCAAATACAGTGAAGCAACAGACATCGAGATCACTGGAACTGCCGGCGATCAAATGTCCTTGTCTATCAGGGACAAGGGCAGAGGAATCGAGCCTCAAGATCTGCCTCGGATTTTCGATAAAGGGTTCACATCGACGGTCCACCATAACCATTCTGCCTCCACCGGCATGGGGCTCTACTTGACGAAGGTCATCACCGATTCCCTCCTCATCAAAATCGAAGTAGACTCCACTCCTGGTATAGGATCGACCTTCACCCTGATTTTCCCTGACCGCAACGAGATTCACCAGGTGATGGGCATGTGA
- a CDS encoding WXG100 family type VII secretion target produces the protein MSGRIRVTPAELDGMSGRYSNEKGKLESQIGDLDGMIRELESMWEGESSRAFSDQYERLRPSFVEMQELLGDISLQLRNTARAIEDADNQIASQIRG, from the coding sequence ATGTCAGGAAGAATTCGCGTAACCCCAGCAGAATTGGATGGTATGTCAGGCCGTTATTCAAACGAAAAAGGTAAACTAGAAAGCCAAATCGGCGATCTTGATGGAATGATCCGTGAACTTGAATCAATGTGGGAAGGTGAATCAAGCCGTGCCTTCAGCGATCAATATGAGCGCCTTCGCCCGTCTTTCGTTGAAATGCAGGAATTGCTAGGAGATATCTCACTGCAACTCAGAAATACTGCAAGAGCCATCGAAGATGCAGACAATCAAATCGCCAGCCAAATTCGTGGATAA
- a CDS encoding PH domain-containing protein, which produces MNLKPFIPSIRITGEVKDGMYIHIEEPTETISKDAVQMWRLTNTIGHAIALIIIAVLLYCADHFHWYGWVSPVLYTLGGLLILSALYSILLEPVFVQRHWRYRIDEEFIQLKNGKWNTKHVVIPMEKVEYVRTEQGPFLRKYGLYDLEIGTTTSNHTIPAIPQAEAERLKAVIATYAKVRDEEEEAI; this is translated from the coding sequence ATGAACCTGAAACCATTCATTCCATCTATCCGTATAACAGGAGAGGTGAAAGACGGAATGTACATACATATTGAAGAACCAACCGAAACGATATCAAAAGATGCCGTCCAGATGTGGCGGCTGACCAATACCATCGGGCATGCTATTGCACTGATCATCATTGCAGTGCTACTGTACTGTGCGGATCATTTCCACTGGTATGGATGGGTGAGTCCTGTCCTGTACACTTTGGGAGGACTCCTGATCCTATCCGCCCTGTACTCCATTCTCCTGGAACCGGTTTTCGTCCAGCGCCATTGGAGGTACCGGATCGATGAAGAGTTCATCCAACTCAAGAACGGGAAGTGGAATACGAAGCATGTGGTCATTCCCATGGAGAAAGTCGAATATGTACGAACGGAGCAGGGACCTTTCTTACGCAAATATGGGCTGTACGATTTAGAGATCGGGACCACCACATCAAATCATACGATCCCTGCCATCCCGCAGGCTGAAGCAGAGCGGCTGAAGGCCGTCATCGCCACCTACGCGAAAGTCCGGGATGAGGAGGAGGAAGCCATATGA
- a CDS encoding DUF1540 domain-containing protein, translating into MAQDVLCEVSNCRYNKEGKRCSADQIFVVSHRGNEAHDSKETDCKTFEPGM; encoded by the coding sequence ATGGCACAAGATGTACTATGCGAAGTCAGTAACTGCCGCTACAACAAAGAAGGCAAACGCTGTTCGGCTGATCAGATCTTTGTGGTGAGTCACAGAGGAAATGAAGCCCATGACAGCAAGGAAACCGACTGTAAGACGTTCGAACCGGGTATGTAA